GCGCGGCAATACAGGGGTCCCCAAAGGCCCGTGGCGGAACATCTGGACCCATATGCCGCTCAGGATCCGCAAACTGTTTATCGAGACGTTTACGGAAGGCGTCAATGATCCGGAAAAAAGAGTCTCCGCCGAGACCTGGCTCGCCGAGCTCAAGATCTACCACGCCGATATGCGGGCCGGAAAATACGACAAAAACATCAACCCGTTGAAAAAGCTTGTAAAAGTGACGCCGAAGGCGGAACCGAAAGGCATTGAAGAGGACGAAACGGAAAATTACGTGGATTGAGGGGGAACGATGTCAGGTATGGAAAAATTGCTGGCGCGGATCACGCGCCTTGAAAAAAGATTGGGCCTGAAGGCCGACGGCGGCCGAAAAAAAGCGGCAAAAGCGGAGGCGGACGGCGAAGAAAAGCGCCTGCGGCTCGCCGAAAAAAAGCTGGACGCGATCCTGAAGGCCCTCGCGACCACAAGCGGCCCGCGCAAAACCGCAAAACCTGCTCAAAACGCGCCGGATACAAACTGGAAGACCGTGGGGGAATCGGCGGTGGGCCTTGCTCACAGGCGCGGGGTTACGCCGGTCCCCTGTCAGGACGCTCACGCGGTCATCCACAAAAAGAGACTGATTATGGCCGTTTGCGACGGGGCCGGGAGCGCCGCTCTTTCAGAGATCGGCGCGAAAACGGTCAGCGCCGCCGCCGTGCGTTTTCTGAGTTCCCTGGAGCCTCTTGCGTCGGTTTTATTGGACCTCGGGGTAAAAACGCTTCCCGAAGCTCTGCTGGCGGAGACGCTCTACCGGCACGCCGTCGGACAGATCCGGGATCTGGCTGCGGAACTGAAACGCCCGGGGACCGATTTCAAGACAACGCTTCTTCTGTTTGCCACCGGAACTCGCTACGGTTTTTGGTTCCGGGTCGGGGACGGCGA
Above is a window of Fusobacteriaceae bacterium DNA encoding:
- a CDS encoding protein phosphatase 2C domain-containing protein gives rise to the protein MEKLLARITRLEKRLGLKADGGRKKAAKAEADGEEKRLRLAEKKLDAILKALATTSGPRKTAKPAQNAPDTNWKTVGESAVGLAHRRGVTPVPCQDAHAVIHKKRLIMAVCDGAGSAALSEIGAKTVSAAAVRFLSSLEPLASVLLDLGVKTLPEALLAETLYRHAVGQIRDLAAELKRPGTDFKTTLLLFATGTRYGFWFRVGDGEIVGERKGRLFRIGAPVKGEYSNETVFVDEKYDFSKARYGLIQTEDLSGIALMTDGAAERLVSYDGKRIAGRLSTYFAELKKDRLPREDLYKFFTDLEIWTGSTQDDKTLVLGARA